The Dokdonella koreensis DS-123 genome has a segment encoding these proteins:
- the pcp gene encoding pyroglutamyl-peptidase I, with protein sequence MAPRQAKARTPVRQPRVLLTGFEPFDGEHANPSQQIVEQLDGRTIAGHRIVGAVLPVTFAQTQPLLQQLLERHRPRLAIALGQAGGRAELSLERVAINLVDARIADNGGAQPVDQPVIAGAPPAYFSSLPVKAILAALRDRAIPAALSLSAGSYVCNQVFYLLAHLLATAHPDTRGGFIHVPWLPAQVAARPGQPSMALATMTDGVATAIACALATEQDLHVPGGSTH encoded by the coding sequence ATGGCGCCGCGCCAGGCCAAGGCACGCACGCCGGTCCGGCAGCCACGCGTGCTGCTGACCGGCTTCGAACCGTTCGACGGGGAGCACGCCAATCCGTCGCAGCAGATCGTCGAGCAGCTGGACGGCCGGACGATCGCCGGCCACCGGATCGTCGGCGCGGTCCTGCCGGTCACCTTCGCGCAGACGCAGCCGCTGCTGCAGCAGTTGCTGGAGCGTCACCGGCCGCGCCTGGCGATCGCGCTCGGGCAGGCCGGCGGCCGTGCCGAACTCTCGCTGGAGCGTGTCGCGATCAACCTCGTCGACGCGCGCATCGCCGACAACGGCGGCGCGCAGCCGGTCGACCAGCCGGTGATCGCCGGCGCGCCGCCGGCGTACTTCTCGAGCCTGCCGGTCAAGGCGATCCTCGCTGCGCTGCGCGATCGCGCGATTCCCGCCGCGCTCTCGCTGAGCGCCGGCAGCTACGTCTGCAACCAGGTGTTCTACCTCCTGGCGCACCTGCTGGCGACCGCCCATCCGGACACGCGCGGCGGCTTCATCCATGTGCCCTGGCTGCCCGCCCAGGTCGCTGCCCGCCCCGGCCAGCCGAGCATGGCGCTGGCGACGATGACCGACGGTGTCGCCACCGCGATCGCCTGCGCGCTGGCGACCGAGCAGGACCTGCACGTCCCGGGCGGCAGCACGCACTGA
- a CDS encoding AAA family ATPase, producing MSIAAFVAGLALGLMLMHLAQLRGRRRPAAVPATAPPALETPASPVQVTESSSRDRLFELKRLIDAQDERIQRPQHLHALPEFREAAALMASPELARSEWLSHLGSEGYVLGCAAAAALPQREDVDPEWLLGAMPQLGGYVLHFVLDYLQTRADAASLPALLLHARDYWWDYALFRSRFREYLQWAARHAPGRFEDNRLDEIDETALATIEAVLEKFREPALADPLAQIAAARVRHREKRILGGFGRIAGAATAPTLHAALRTLQTQTCEKLLAGRSIVATGEHGVGKTAMVDAVVARLREAGWLVFEASAADILSGQKYVGELEGRVKEMLSLLNRPKALWRTHDLLDLVLKGATTQDPRGILDLVLPALERGQLLMIAEAPPRGLTQALLARPALRRHLDIVPVAAPDADALQALAMTWAQEKADLLGQPVADAATLAEAARMVAQYFPDTQEPGRLLRVLADALQHSLERTPPTLPLSRETLLAAIAGRSGVPLDILDDDRPLDLESVRAFFSARVLGQDEAVERLVDRIAMLKAGLIDPGRPIGVFLFAGPTGTGKTELAKALGELLFGGADRLLRLDMSEYASEDSAWRLIAEDDARGGVRSLTARIREQPFSVVLLDEFEKAHPKIWDLFLQVFDDGRLTDRGGNTVDFRHALIILTSNVGSTLSRGTGPGFVARAGEYSRGMVEKAVYETFRREFLNRLDHIVLFKPLDRTLMRGILHKELDRALTRRGLRNRDWAVEWEPSAIEFLLDRGFTPDLGARPLRRAIEQYLLAPLSRSIVEQRTPQGDQFLFVSSKGDHLDVRFIDPDAPAAEPGPQADPGETPDLRRLAARAGEFADAPRHLREHHARMLARAAGAAWVEAREGDYARMADAGFWSSPERFEVLDRIERRDRVESALASTGRLVERLATTTRAEHAERLAQGLFLADMAMDDLEEQRPQDALVEIFAGDGERMRDAVAIRSWWRTLLAMYVSWAERRNLRIEVLAQDADRPYAWLAITGFGALRTLEAESGLHVLEYEQDGETTSRLPLHVVVRPDRPGHRRHAPAAVADGQRVVRRYRQSPSALVRDSIRGWRTGRLDRVLAGDFDLID from the coding sequence ATGAGCATCGCCGCGTTCGTCGCCGGCCTGGCACTGGGCCTGATGCTGATGCATCTGGCGCAGCTGCGAGGACGACGACGACCGGCAGCGGTTCCGGCGACCGCACCGCCGGCGCTCGAAACACCGGCGTCTCCGGTGCAGGTCACCGAGTCCTCGTCGCGGGACCGCCTGTTCGAGCTCAAGCGCCTGATCGATGCGCAGGACGAGCGCATCCAGCGTCCGCAGCATCTGCATGCGCTGCCCGAGTTCCGCGAAGCGGCCGCGCTGATGGCCTCACCCGAACTGGCACGCAGCGAATGGCTCTCGCACCTGGGCAGCGAGGGCTACGTCCTGGGCTGTGCGGCCGCGGCCGCCCTGCCCCAACGCGAGGACGTCGATCCGGAGTGGTTGCTGGGCGCGATGCCGCAACTGGGCGGCTATGTCCTGCATTTCGTGCTGGACTACCTGCAGACCCGTGCCGATGCGGCCAGCCTGCCGGCCCTGCTGCTGCACGCCCGCGACTACTGGTGGGACTACGCGCTGTTCCGGTCACGGTTCCGCGAATACCTGCAATGGGCGGCCCGCCACGCCCCGGGGCGCTTCGAGGACAACAGGCTCGACGAGATCGACGAGACCGCGCTTGCCACGATCGAGGCGGTGCTGGAGAAGTTTCGCGAACCGGCGCTGGCCGACCCGCTCGCGCAGATCGCCGCCGCGCGCGTTCGTCATCGCGAAAAGCGCATCCTCGGTGGTTTCGGCCGCATCGCCGGCGCGGCCACGGCGCCGACCCTGCACGCGGCGCTGCGGACATTGCAGACGCAGACCTGCGAGAAGCTGCTGGCAGGGCGTTCGATCGTCGCCACCGGCGAACACGGCGTCGGCAAGACCGCAATGGTGGATGCGGTGGTCGCGCGATTGCGCGAGGCCGGCTGGCTGGTCTTCGAGGCCAGCGCCGCGGACATCCTGTCCGGCCAGAAGTACGTCGGCGAGCTGGAAGGCCGCGTCAAGGAAATGCTTTCGCTGCTGAATCGCCCCAAGGCCCTGTGGCGCACGCACGACCTGCTGGACCTGGTGCTCAAGGGGGCGACCACGCAGGACCCGCGCGGCATCCTCGATCTGGTGCTGCCCGCGCTCGAACGCGGGCAGTTGCTGATGATCGCCGAGGCGCCGCCCCGCGGGCTCACGCAGGCACTGCTGGCCAGACCCGCCTTGCGCCGGCATCTGGACATCGTCCCGGTGGCGGCGCCGGATGCCGATGCGCTGCAGGCGCTGGCGATGACCTGGGCGCAGGAGAAGGCCGACCTGCTGGGCCAGCCGGTCGCGGACGCTGCCACGCTGGCCGAGGCGGCCCGGATGGTGGCGCAGTACTTTCCCGACACCCAGGAGCCCGGCCGCCTGCTGCGGGTGCTCGCCGACGCGCTGCAGCACAGCCTGGAGCGGACACCGCCCACCCTGCCCCTGTCGCGGGAAACCCTGCTGGCGGCGATCGCCGGCCGCAGCGGCGTGCCGCTGGACATACTCGACGATGATCGCCCGCTGGACCTGGAAAGCGTACGCGCATTCTTCTCGGCCCGCGTGCTCGGCCAGGACGAAGCGGTCGAGCGGCTGGTCGACCGGATCGCGATGCTCAAGGCGGGCCTGATCGACCCGGGGCGCCCGATCGGTGTCTTCCTGTTCGCAGGGCCCACCGGCACCGGCAAGACCGAGCTGGCCAAGGCGCTCGGTGAGCTGCTGTTCGGCGGCGCCGATCGCCTGCTGCGGCTGGACATGAGCGAGTACGCATCCGAGGATTCCGCGTGGCGTCTGATCGCGGAAGACGACGCCCGCGGCGGCGTCCGCTCCCTCACGGCCCGAATCCGCGAACAGCCCTTCTCGGTGGTCCTGCTCGACGAGTTCGAAAAGGCCCATCCCAAGATCTGGGACCTGTTCCTGCAGGTGTTCGACGACGGTCGCCTGACCGACCGCGGCGGCAATACCGTCGACTTTCGCCATGCCCTGATCATCCTGACGTCCAACGTCGGCTCGACGCTCTCGAGAGGAACCGGACCGGGCTTCGTGGCGCGCGCCGGCGAGTATTCCCGGGGCATGGTCGAGAAGGCGGTCTACGAGACCTTCCGCCGGGAGTTCCTCAACCGGCTCGACCACATCGTGCTCTTCAAGCCACTCGACCGGACGCTGATGCGCGGCATCCTGCACAAGGAGCTCGACCGCGCGCTGACCCGGCGCGGCCTGCGCAATCGCGATTGGGCGGTGGAATGGGAGCCGTCGGCGATCGAGTTCCTGCTCGATCGCGGCTTCACGCCCGACCTGGGCGCCCGCCCGCTCAGGCGCGCGATCGAGCAGTACCTGCTCGCGCCGCTGTCGCGCAGCATCGTCGAGCAGCGAACGCCCCAGGGCGACCAGTTCCTGTTCGTGAGCAGCAAGGGCGACCACCTCGATGTCCGGTTCATCGACCCGGATGCGCCCGCCGCCGAGCCCGGACCGCAGGCCGATCCGGGCGAGACGCCGGATCTGCGCCGATTGGCCGCAAGAGCCGGCGAATTCGCCGATGCGCCCCGGCATCTGCGCGAGCACCACGCGCGCATGCTGGCGCGGGCCGCTGGCGCGGCCTGGGTCGAGGCGCGCGAGGGCGACTACGCCCGCATGGCCGATGCCGGCTTCTGGAGTTCGCCCGAGCGCTTCGAGGTCCTCGACAGGATCGAGCGGCGCGACCGCGTGGAGAGCGCGCTGGCGAGCACCGGCCGGCTGGTGGAGCGGCTGGCGACGACGACCCGTGCGGAGCACGCGGAGCGGCTCGCGCAGGGATTGTTCCTGGCCGACATGGCGATGGACGATCTGGAAGAACAGCGGCCGCAGGACGCACTCGTGGAGATCTTCGCCGGCGACGGCGAGCGGATGCGCGATGCGGTCGCGATCCGCTCGTGGTGGCGCACGCTGCTGGCGATGTACGTCAGCTGGGCCGAACGCCGGAACCTGCGGATCGAAGTGCTCGCGCAGGATGCCGACCGGCCGTACGCCTGGCTCGCGATCACGGGTTTCGGCGCGCTGCGCACGCTCGAAGCGGAGAGCGGACTGCACGTGCTCGAGTACGAGCAGGACGGCGAGACGACCTCGCGCCTGCCGCTCCACGTGGTCGTCCGGCCGGACCGCCCCGGACACCGCCGCCACGCACCGGCAGCGGTCGCCGACGGCCAGCGCGTCGTCAGGCGCTATCGCCAATCCCCGTCCGCGCTGGTCCGCGACTCGATCCGGGGCTGGCGCACCGGCCGGCTGGATCGTGTCCTGGCGGGTGATTTCGACCTGATCGACTGA
- a CDS encoding 5-oxoproline transporter, DUF979 family subunit, which translates to MLRIEYLYALIAALLACTALFNLRERRFAMAAFWVILAAPFALGDTILAAARDGLAWPSQAAGIGVIALGLLAAGGRLGSEPDTAEAAAERRAAARRLGNRLFWPALSIPVLTLALFFGGGHLGWNGRPLLDPKALTLSALALASLIALGAALRVTRAPPLQALGEGRRLVDALGWAILLPMVLATLGGVFAATGVGEAVAELIGMVIPTGNRIACLLAFAFGMVFFTVIMGNAFAAFPVMMAGIGLPLLIRQHGADPALLGAVGMLTGYCGTLLTPMAANFNIVPAVLLELPDQHAVIRAQIGTALPLLAFNIALMAWLVFR; encoded by the coding sequence ATGCTGCGGATTGAGTATCTCTACGCGCTGATCGCGGCGCTGCTCGCCTGCACGGCGCTTTTCAACCTGCGCGAGCGCCGGTTCGCGATGGCCGCGTTCTGGGTGATCCTGGCGGCGCCGTTCGCGCTCGGCGACACGATCCTGGCCGCCGCGCGCGACGGCTTGGCGTGGCCGTCCCAGGCGGCCGGCATCGGCGTCATCGCGCTGGGGCTGCTGGCGGCCGGCGGCCGCCTGGGGAGCGAGCCCGACACGGCCGAAGCCGCGGCCGAACGCCGCGCCGCCGCGCGACGCCTGGGCAACCGGCTGTTCTGGCCGGCGCTGTCGATCCCGGTGCTGACGCTGGCGCTGTTCTTCGGCGGCGGCCACCTGGGCTGGAACGGCCGACCCCTGCTCGATCCGAAGGCCCTCACGCTGAGCGCGCTGGCGCTCGCCAGCCTGATCGCACTCGGCGCCGCCCTGCGCGTCACGCGCGCACCGCCGTTGCAGGCGCTGGGCGAGGGCCGCCGGCTGGTCGACGCCCTCGGCTGGGCGATCCTGCTGCCGATGGTGCTGGCGACGCTCGGCGGCGTGTTCGCGGCGACCGGCGTCGGCGAAGCGGTCGCCGAGCTGATCGGGATGGTGATTCCCACCGGCAACCGAATCGCCTGCCTGCTCGCCTTCGCGTTCGGCATGGTGTTCTTCACGGTCATCATGGGCAACGCCTTCGCGGCATTTCCGGTCATGATGGCGGGCATCGGCCTGCCGCTGCTGATCCGCCAGCACGGCGCCGACCCGGCCCTGCTCGGCGCGGTCGGCATGCTGACCGGCTACTGCGGCACCTTGCTGACGCCGATGGCCGCCAACTTCAACATCGTGCCGGCGGTGCTGCTGGAACTGCCGGACCAGCACGCCGTCATCCGCGCCCAGATCGGGACCGCGCTGCCGCTGCTGGCCTTCAACATCGCGCTGATGGCCTGGCTGGTGTTCCGCTGA
- a CDS encoding PQQ-dependent sugar dehydrogenase, with protein sequence MAKVARWIILAAVAACPVAVPAQTAPADLDLVRVGGTIPDPVAVRAPHDGSGRLFVVSQRGSVHVVRHDGSVAPTPFVSVPVSFDSISGLLGLAFHPNFGRPGLAHNDEFYVAAVRPASDPRLGTSPDEVLLRYRVSSDPDVADPASTLVLRLASNGAAHFGGDLHFAPDGMLVMSTGDGGQQNGTHGFAECLWKKPADANPASCGSSSATPQYFLRGKMLRIDVDRRGATATAEMCGSVAGAAAEYAIPADNPHVGSAGTCDEIWLHGFRNPWRFSFDRATGDLWIGDVGQFVREEIDLRRAGSVEPLFYGWRCMEGTSVFNTANICQPPLPPNVLPVIDYARAGARCAITGGFRFRGPVRALQGMYLFADSCSSEILFAKPGAGDAWDVSVWRDDADGYGTYSGFGEDEAGNLYVAHTAGDAIYRISSQEIMKGGFD encoded by the coding sequence ATGGCGAAAGTGGCAAGGTGGATCATTCTGGCTGCCGTGGCGGCCTGCCCGGTGGCGGTTCCGGCGCAGACGGCGCCGGCCGACCTGGATCTGGTCCGCGTCGGCGGCACCATCCCCGATCCGGTCGCGGTGCGCGCGCCGCATGACGGCAGTGGCCGATTGTTCGTCGTCAGCCAGCGCGGCAGCGTGCACGTGGTGCGGCATGACGGGTCGGTGGCGCCGACGCCGTTCGTCAGTGTCCCGGTCAGCTTCGACAGCATCAGCGGCCTGCTGGGGCTGGCATTCCATCCGAACTTCGGCCGGCCCGGGCTGGCGCACAACGACGAGTTCTACGTCGCCGCGGTACGGCCGGCGTCCGATCCGCGGCTGGGAACCTCGCCGGACGAGGTCCTGCTGCGCTACCGCGTCTCGTCCGATCCGGACGTCGCCGATCCCGCGTCGACCCTGGTGCTGCGGCTGGCCAGCAACGGCGCCGCGCACTTCGGCGGCGACCTGCATTTCGCCCCGGACGGCATGCTGGTGATGTCGACCGGCGACGGCGGGCAGCAGAACGGCACGCACGGCTTCGCCGAATGCCTCTGGAAGAAGCCGGCCGATGCCAATCCGGCCAGCTGCGGCAGCAGCAGCGCCACGCCGCAGTATTTCCTGCGCGGCAAGATGCTGCGCATCGACGTCGACCGGCGGGGTGCGACGGCCACCGCCGAAATGTGCGGTAGCGTCGCCGGCGCGGCCGCCGAGTACGCGATCCCGGCCGACAACCCGCATGTGGGTAGCGCCGGCACCTGCGACGAGATCTGGTTGCACGGTTTCCGCAATCCGTGGCGCTTCAGCTTCGATCGCGCCACCGGCGACCTGTGGATCGGCGACGTCGGCCAGTTCGTACGCGAGGAGATCGACCTGCGCCGGGCCGGTTCGGTGGAGCCCTTGTTCTATGGCTGGCGCTGCATGGAAGGCACCAGCGTGTTCAACACCGCCAACATCTGCCAGCCGCCGCTGCCGCCCAACGTGCTCCCGGTGATCGACTACGCGCGTGCCGGAGCCCGCTGCGCGATCACCGGCGGATTCCGTTTCCGCGGTCCGGTGCGCGCGCTGCAGGGCATGTACCTGTTCGCCGACTCGTGCTCCAGCGAGATCCTGTTCGCCAAGCCCGGTGCCGGCGACGCCTGGGACGTGTCGGTCTGGCGCGACGATGCCGACGGCTACGGGACCTATTCGGGCTTCGGCGAGGACGAGGCCGGCAACCTCTACGTGGCGCACACCGCGGGCGACGCGATCTACCGGATCAGTTCGCAGGAGATCATGAAGGGCGGCTTCGACTGA
- a CDS encoding DUF969 domain-containing protein, whose protein sequence is MIPSTAVNYWPLLGVAIVVAGFALRRNPVLVVIVAGLVSGLAAGFGPGELLALLGTAFIENRALLMFLLTLPAVGLLERYGLRERARDWIAGFRRMNLARFQIAYLAVRQLTSMAGLTHVAGHAQTVRPLAAPMSEAAAERELGPLSPAERDRVRATTAATDNIGLFFGEDVFVAIGAVLLIQGFFARNGIVLEPLTIALWALPTALAAFAIHALRLWLFRRALLRSRNTQAAADAAD, encoded by the coding sequence GTGATCCCATCGACCGCCGTCAACTACTGGCCGCTGCTGGGGGTCGCGATCGTGGTGGCCGGCTTCGCGCTGCGCCGCAACCCGGTGCTGGTCGTCATCGTCGCCGGCCTGGTCAGCGGCCTGGCCGCCGGCTTCGGCCCCGGCGAGCTGCTGGCGCTCCTGGGCACCGCCTTCATCGAGAACCGCGCGCTGCTGATGTTCCTGCTGACGCTTCCGGCCGTCGGGCTGCTGGAGCGGTACGGCCTGCGCGAGCGCGCGCGCGACTGGATCGCCGGCTTCCGCCGCATGAACCTGGCGCGCTTCCAGATCGCCTACCTGGCGGTGCGCCAGCTCACCAGCATGGCCGGCCTGACCCATGTGGCCGGGCACGCGCAGACCGTGCGGCCGCTGGCCGCCCCGATGAGCGAGGCGGCCGCCGAGCGCGAACTCGGCCCGCTGTCGCCCGCCGAACGCGACCGCGTGCGCGCCACCACTGCGGCCACCGACAACATCGGCCTGTTCTTCGGCGAGGACGTGTTCGTCGCGATCGGCGCGGTGCTGTTGATCCAGGGGTTCTTCGCGCGCAACGGCATCGTGTTGGAGCCGTTGACGATCGCGCTGTGGGCGCTGCCGACGGCGCTGGCCGCCTTCGCGATCCACGCGCTGCGGCTGTGGCTGTTCCGGCGTGCGCTGCTCCGCAGCCGCAACACCCAGGCGGCGGCCGATGCTGCGGATTGA
- a CDS encoding catalase, translated as MTKTTLTTAAGRPVADNQNSETAGRRGPVVVQDFWLIEKLAHFDRERIPERVVHAKGSAAYGTLTITHDITRYTKAALFAGIGKKTPLFLRFSTVAGERGAADAERDVRGFAIKFYTEDGNWDLVGNNTPVFFIRDPLKFPDFIHTQKRDPRTNLRNPTAAWDFWSLHPESLHQVTILMSDRGIPANLRQQHGFGSHTFSFLNAAGERFWVKFHFKSLQGIANLTDAEAAQVVATDRESSQRDLYAAIERGDHPRWRMAVQVMPEADATTYRFNPFDLTKVWPHGDYPLIDVGILELDRNPDNYFAEVEQSAFNPANVVPGIGYSPDRMLQGRLFSYGDTHRYRLGINHDQLPVNRPHCPYHTPHRDGSMRGDDNGGLLPGGAAVPNYQPNSFGGPVDAPAVAEPPLAEAFGGTVARYDHREDEDYYSQPGALFRLFTADEKARLFANIAASIGSVPEAIQRRQIAHFTKADPAYGAGVAQALGLAI; from the coding sequence ATGACGAAAACGACACTGACCACCGCCGCCGGCCGCCCGGTGGCCGACAACCAGAACAGCGAAACCGCCGGCCGCCGCGGCCCGGTCGTCGTGCAGGACTTCTGGCTGATCGAGAAACTCGCCCATTTCGACCGCGAGCGCATCCCCGAGCGCGTGGTCCACGCCAAGGGCTCGGCCGCCTACGGCACGCTGACGATCACCCACGACATCACGCGCTACACCAAGGCCGCGCTGTTCGCCGGCATCGGCAAGAAGACGCCGCTGTTCCTGCGCTTCTCGACCGTGGCCGGCGAGCGCGGCGCGGCGGACGCCGAGCGCGACGTGCGCGGCTTCGCGATCAAGTTCTACACCGAGGACGGCAACTGGGACCTGGTCGGCAACAACACACCGGTGTTCTTCATCCGCGATCCGCTCAAGTTCCCGGACTTCATCCACACGCAGAAGCGCGACCCGCGCACGAACCTGCGCAACCCGACCGCCGCCTGGGACTTCTGGTCGCTGCACCCGGAGTCCCTGCACCAGGTGACGATCCTGATGAGCGACCGCGGCATCCCGGCCAACCTGCGCCAGCAGCACGGCTTCGGCTCCCACACCTTCAGCTTCCTCAACGCCGCGGGCGAGCGCTTCTGGGTCAAGTTCCACTTCAAGTCGCTGCAGGGCATCGCCAACCTGACCGATGCCGAGGCCGCGCAGGTCGTCGCGACCGACCGCGAGAGCTCGCAGCGCGATCTCTACGCGGCGATCGAGCGTGGCGACCATCCGCGCTGGCGCATGGCCGTGCAGGTCATGCCCGAGGCCGACGCGACGACCTACCGCTTCAACCCGTTCGACCTGACCAAGGTGTGGCCGCACGGCGACTACCCGCTGATCGACGTCGGCATCCTCGAACTCGACCGCAATCCGGACAACTACTTCGCCGAGGTCGAGCAGAGCGCGTTCAATCCGGCCAACGTCGTGCCCGGCATCGGCTACTCGCCGGACCGCATGCTGCAGGGCCGCCTGTTCTCGTACGGCGACACCCATCGCTATCGCCTGGGGATCAACCACGACCAGTTGCCGGTGAACCGGCCGCACTGCCCGTACCACACGCCGCACCGCGACGGCTCGATGCGCGGCGACGACAACGGCGGCCTGCTGCCCGGCGGCGCGGCGGTGCCGAACTACCAGCCCAATTCGTTCGGCGGCCCGGTCGACGCCCCGGCCGTCGCCGAGCCGCCGCTGGCCGAGGCGTTCGGCGGCACCGTGGCGCGCTACGACCACCGCGAGGACGAGGACTACTACAGCCAGCCCGGCGCGCTGTTCCGGTTGTTCACCGCCGACGAGAAGGCGCGGCTGTTCGCGAACATCGCCGCCTCGATCGGCAGCGTGCCCGAGGCGATCCAGCGCCGGCAGATCGCCCACTTCACGAAGGCCGACCCGGCCTACGGTGCCGGCGTGGCGCAGGCGCTCGGCCTCGCGATCTGA